Within Mercenaria mercenaria strain notata chromosome 15, MADL_Memer_1, whole genome shotgun sequence, the genomic segment GTTCCTTATAGCCTGTAAGATGTTGTCGATTATGTTTCTGCCGGGTTGGAAATCTCTTCCGTGTAAACATAATTTTAAGCCCTGATTTTCAAGATACGGAACTAGTTTGTCCGATACGAATTGCGAATTCTCGTCGGCGTAAGAAATGAATGCATCATATATGTACTCAGTGTTTTCGGTCTCATTGGTCATGTCTCTGTACCCAAAATGTCGTATTTTTGACAATCTGATTAGATAGCGAAGCTTCCATCGGTTCTTGTAAATCAATGCTCCAATCAAAATTGCAAGAAATATAGAAAGGCCAATGGAACTGAGAACTATTATCAGAACGTATGATTTGCATTCTTTATCAAGTCCTTTCACCATTGCAATGAAAACATCTGCTGATATTCTTTTTCCTGTGTTATCttgaaaaatgtaacctctaaaGCCTACCATACTAGTTTTGTATTTAAGCATCCACTTCAAGAAATCTTTTTCTTCACAAGTACAAGCTATGGTGTTGTTTCTTAGATCAATTTTAAATCTTCCTCCATGCCGTTTCAGATTATCTTCTAATTTTGTTCTAAGACTTCGCGGTAGGCTGCGGAGAGCGTTGAATCGCAAATTTAAATACTTCAGACTGTTTAAATTACTGACATCAACTGTCCAAGCGTCTATATTATTTACACTAAGATCTAGTTTTTCAAGTTTGGTAAGCTTAGAAAAGACAGTTGGTGCCATGTACTTTATAATATTTGATGAAAGATTTAGAACTTTAACATTagttaaattatcaaatatttgtgaACCTTCATTTGCATCAGACAGAACTAATCCAagaaaattttgatgaaattgtaAGTTTTCAACCGAACTAAGATATTTTGTCGCAATCGGCCTTACGTATGAACAATAATTACGTGACAAGtctaaatatcttaattttggaAAAGGCCCTACAGGTTCAGCCCAAGAATATAAGACGTTCCCAGAAATATCAATGTATTCAATTTCATTATTTGGTGGATTAATAAAAATGGATGTAACGTTATATTGAAGAGTACTGTCAGCCAGatataattttttcaattttttcggAAATCTTGGTAAATGTTCGCTAAAGTTTATGCGTTTGTTTGGCTCAAAATAAGGACATCCATCAATAGAGTTACTGATATTACGCAAAAAACTTTCTTTCATAAAGGGGCAATCATCTAAATCAGAAGCATATTTCGGTACTAGATTTTCTGGCTGCTGAAAATATAAAGACGGCTTGTGAGCTGCATTTTGCATATTGGAGTATAACTCGGTTAAGTTTGACAAACAGACTACCTGTAAAAGGTACAGAGAAAATGTAAACTTATTATCTTCCAAGCGTACTATGTTAAGTGTTTTGGGGAGAAGCGCTATTGCGTTTGTTTCGAACAATATCAAACGGTTACTGTTAGCAGAAAACTCTCGAAGGGTTGTATTCCAAAGGTAGCAGATATCTCTTTTCTGAACCCGTGTACCAATTCCAAACGTAGTGTACACTTTTGAATAATTCAATACTTGTATATTTGTGAATTGAAGACCAAATGATACGTTTCTCAAATTCTGAAATCCTAACTGCATGTTCTGAGACAGGTCTAAGACTTCTAGCATTGAAAGCTTCTGAAAAGCTCCTGCATGTATACTTGTTATATTACATGATGATATATTTAACTCTTGCAAATGTAGCAAACTTTCAAAGGTATTATTGGTGACCAGAGGCAAG encodes:
- the LOC123560506 gene encoding toll-like receptor 4, whose translation is MDLFWISFVFISVIHTTTSHYSCGPYRKCLCYSDNKMDCSRTMLPLGQICKEIGNVTRPNITRLYAEYNGINQVCSAYLEGCERLTSMYLTGNNISEISNNAFNNFKILKFLDISNNSLRVYREKGDHILVFPTSLETLMLNGNFKHEVTGNETYPDLQNLYQLTTLQIDGLKNTPFPKCYRYIRSLKYLKVSGLNGYCNLPLVTNNTFESLLHLQELNISSCNITSIHAGAFQKLSMLEVLDLSQNMQLGFQNLRNVSFGLQFTNIQVLNYSKVYTTFGIGTRVQKRDICYLWNTTLREFSANSNRLILFETNAIALLPKTLNIVRLEDNKFTFSLYLLQVVCLSNLTELYSNMQNAAHKPSLYFQQPENLVPKYASDLDDCPFMKESFLRNISNSIDGCPYFEPNKRINFSEHLPRFPKKLKKLYLADSTLQYNVTSIFINPPNNEIEYIDISGNVLYSWAEPVGPFPKLRYLDLSRNYCSYVRPIATKYLSSVENLQFHQNFLGLVLSDANEGSQIFDNLTNVKVLNLSSNIIKYMAPTVFSKLTKLEKLDLSVNNIDAWTVDVSNLNSLKYLNLRFNALRSLPRSLRTKLEDNLKRHGGRFKIDLRNNTIACTCEEKDFLKWMLKYKTSMVGFRGYIFQDNTGKRISADVFIAMVKGLDKECKSYVLIIVLSSIGLSIFLAILIGALIYKNRWKLRYLIRLSKIRHFGYRDMTNETENTEYIYDAFISYADENSQFVSDKLVPYLENQGLKLCLHGRDFQPGRNIIDNILQAIRNSKKTVTILSDDFVKSTWCMYEFNMARMDNVYSRQGSNCLVVVMFENIPAGHMSNEMLNWIQLNTYLEYTTNSEGEQLFWQSLHEAIECIN